The following proteins are encoded in a genomic region of Mycolicibacterium rutilum:
- a CDS encoding SDR family oxidoreductase has protein sequence MSFPEQQQSPPGVQSEMDPVPDCGETSYRGSGRLTGKRAVITGGDSGIGRAVAIAYAREGADVLVAYLNEHDDAKEVQKYVEEAGRKCVLVPGDLADPAQCRSVVDKAVEEFGGIDVLVINAAYQMTHQTLDEISDEEWDYTFRLNIGHYFYLVKAALPHMQSGASIIGSSSVNSDMPSPTLAPYAATKAAIANFSASLAQMLGEKGIRANSVAPGPIWTPLIPATMPPEKVKQFGENTPLGRAGQPVELAPVYVMLASDEASYVTGARIAVTGGRPIL, from the coding sequence ATGAGCTTCCCAGAGCAGCAGCAGTCCCCGCCCGGCGTGCAGAGCGAGATGGACCCGGTACCCGACTGCGGTGAGACGAGCTACCGCGGGTCGGGACGGTTGACCGGTAAGCGCGCGGTGATCACCGGCGGCGACAGCGGCATCGGCCGCGCGGTGGCGATCGCCTACGCCCGCGAGGGCGCCGACGTCCTCGTCGCCTATCTCAACGAGCACGACGACGCCAAAGAGGTGCAGAAGTACGTCGAAGAGGCCGGACGCAAATGTGTGCTGGTTCCGGGTGACCTGGCCGACCCGGCGCAGTGCCGGTCCGTCGTCGACAAGGCGGTCGAGGAGTTCGGCGGCATCGACGTGCTGGTCATCAACGCCGCATATCAGATGACCCATCAGACGCTCGACGAGATCTCCGACGAGGAGTGGGATTACACGTTCCGCCTCAACATCGGCCACTACTTCTATCTGGTGAAGGCGGCGCTGCCGCACATGCAGTCGGGCGCGTCGATCATCGGGAGTTCATCGGTGAACTCCGACATGCCGAGCCCGACGCTGGCGCCGTACGCGGCGACCAAGGCCGCGATCGCCAACTTCTCGGCCAGCCTCGCCCAGATGCTGGGCGAGAAGGGGATTCGCGCCAACAGTGTTGCCCCCGGGCCGATCTGGACGCCGCTGATCCCGGCCACGATGCCGCCGGAGAAGGTCAAGCAGTTCGGTGAGAACACCCCGTTGGGCCGCGCGGGCCAACCGGTCGAGCTCGCGCCGGTGTACGTGATGTTGGCCTCCGACGAGGCGAGCTACGTGACCGGTGCCCGGATCGCGGTGACCGGCGGGCGGCCGATTCTCTAG
- a CDS encoding aldose 1-epimerase family protein yields MSDYDLFLPSQGRPVRATVSAIGAALRHLSVNGVALTPGFDRGTPAPFYCGKVLVPWPNRVRDGRWQYDGRTLQLDITDPECHTALHGLLCAGEYRPVARSRSSITLAAPIRHPNGYPFDLDTAVRYELTANGLVTTHTVRNTGSSCAPVAFGAHPFLSIGDVPADELTVTVVGHHHIDVDDQLVPVGTTAVDGTEWDLRTGRPVADLKLDDCWAVTGETGRGSTHTLRSPDGRCLSLWADRNFGFLHVFITREFPSGGGHITAIALEPMTAQADALNSGVGLRWLPPGGSLAASWALRYEEAVPVG; encoded by the coding sequence GTGAGCGACTATGACCTGTTCCTGCCGTCGCAAGGGCGGCCGGTTCGCGCGACGGTCTCCGCGATCGGCGCCGCGCTGCGACACCTGTCCGTAAATGGCGTCGCGCTCACCCCCGGCTTCGACCGGGGCACCCCGGCACCGTTCTACTGCGGAAAAGTGTTGGTGCCGTGGCCGAACCGGGTCCGGGACGGGCGGTGGCAGTACGACGGACGCACGCTCCAGCTCGACATCACCGATCCCGAGTGCCACACCGCGCTGCACGGCCTGCTGTGCGCCGGCGAGTACCGACCCGTCGCCCGGTCGCGTTCGTCGATCACCCTCGCCGCGCCGATTCGCCACCCGAACGGCTACCCGTTCGACCTCGACACCGCGGTCCGCTACGAGCTGACCGCCAACGGTCTGGTGACCACTCACACCGTCCGCAACACCGGATCATCCTGCGCGCCGGTGGCATTCGGTGCCCATCCGTTCCTGTCCATCGGCGATGTGCCCGCGGATGAGCTGACGGTGACCGTGGTTGGCCACCACCACATCGACGTCGACGACCAGCTCGTGCCGGTGGGCACGACGGCCGTCGACGGCACCGAATGGGACCTGCGCACCGGACGCCCGGTCGCCGACCTCAAGCTCGACGACTGCTGGGCCGTCACCGGCGAGACCGGCAGGGGCAGCACCCACACCCTGCGCTCCCCCGACGGGCGCTGCCTCTCGCTGTGGGCCGACCGGAACTTCGGCTTCCTCCACGTGTTCATCACGCGCGAATTCCCCAGCGGCGGTGGCCACATCACCGCGATCGCGCTCGAACCGATGACCGCGCAGGCCGACGCCCTCAACAGCGGCGTCGGGCTGCGCTGGCTACCGCCCGGCGGCTCGCTCGCCGCGTCGTGGGCGCTCCGCTACGAAGAGGCCGTACCCGTCGGCTAG
- a CDS encoding TetR/AcrR family transcriptional regulator, whose protein sequence is MAEPRRRLSPEDRRSELLALGAEVFGQRPYDEVRIDEIAERAGVSRALMYHYFPDKRAFFAAVVRAEGERLFEATNTPPEPGQSLFDQVRAGVLAYLRYDEEFPHGAWAAYVGMGRSDPVLRGIDDTDNDRQAERILGRIDAAVGDQLDSKVERNLRITVYAWLAYTFEVCRQRLLDPSLDADQLAESCAHALLDAVGRVPGIPAALRDAVSADRR, encoded by the coding sequence ATGGCCGAACCCCGACGCCGGCTCTCCCCGGAGGACCGCCGCAGCGAACTGCTCGCGCTCGGCGCCGAGGTGTTCGGTCAGCGGCCCTACGACGAGGTCCGCATCGACGAGATCGCCGAACGCGCCGGGGTGTCCCGGGCGCTGATGTATCACTACTTCCCGGACAAGCGGGCGTTCTTCGCCGCGGTCGTCCGCGCCGAGGGCGAGCGGCTCTTCGAGGCCACCAACACCCCACCCGAACCGGGGCAGAGCCTGTTCGACCAGGTGCGTGCCGGCGTGCTGGCGTACCTGCGTTACGACGAGGAGTTTCCGCACGGCGCGTGGGCGGCGTACGTCGGGATGGGCCGTTCCGATCCGGTGCTGCGCGGCATCGACGACACCGACAACGACCGGCAGGCCGAGCGCATCCTCGGCCGGATCGACGCCGCGGTCGGCGACCAGCTGGACTCGAAGGTCGAACGCAACCTGCGGATCACCGTCTACGCCTGGCTGGCCTACACCTTCGAGGTGTGTCGCCAGCGGCTGCTCGACCCGTCGCTCGACGCCGACCAGCTCGCCGAATCGTGCGCTCACGCGCTGCTCGATGCGGTCGGCCGGGTGCCCGGCATCCCCGCCGCGCTCCGCGACGCCGTCTCCGCCGACCGCCGCTGA
- the mmsB gene encoding multiple monosaccharide ABC transporter permease: MTTTPMVDATPSAQPAPPPPDGPTARLKAALRGNVRQYGMVVALAVIVILFQIWTSGILLKPLNVTNIVQQNGYILILAIGMVIVIINGHIDLSVGSIAGFVGAMSAVLMIRNDMPWPVAVALCLLMGAVIGAWQGFWIAYIGIPSFIVTLAGMLVFRGATQYLLEGQSIAPFPRSFSQVSSGFLPEVGEGSLYHWPTVILGVLVMVAAVWQQVRQRRTQAHYGFDVAPLSWFVFKCAAIVAALGAFTLLLASYRGIPVVGIILAVAFVVYAFVMRGTVFGRQVYAVGGNEAAARLSGVKTKRTTFLVFVNMGLLSALAGLLFAARLNSATPQAGIGMELEAIAAAFIGGASATGGVGTVLGAIIGGFVLGVLNNGMSLIGIGSDVQQVIKGLVLLAAVGFDIYNKKKGGS; the protein is encoded by the coding sequence ATGACCACCACTCCCATGGTGGACGCGACTCCGAGTGCACAGCCGGCACCGCCCCCGCCGGACGGTCCCACCGCACGGCTGAAGGCGGCGTTGCGTGGCAATGTCCGGCAGTACGGCATGGTCGTCGCGCTGGCGGTGATCGTCATCCTGTTCCAGATCTGGACGAGCGGCATTCTGCTCAAGCCGCTCAACGTCACCAACATCGTTCAGCAGAACGGGTACATCCTGATCCTGGCGATCGGGATGGTCATCGTGATCATCAACGGACACATCGATCTGTCCGTCGGGTCGATCGCCGGCTTCGTCGGCGCGATGTCGGCCGTGTTGATGATCCGCAACGACATGCCCTGGCCCGTGGCGGTCGCGCTGTGTCTGCTGATGGGCGCGGTGATCGGTGCGTGGCAGGGCTTCTGGATCGCCTACATCGGGATCCCGTCGTTCATCGTCACGCTGGCCGGCATGCTGGTGTTCCGCGGGGCCACGCAGTACCTGCTCGAGGGCCAGTCGATCGCACCGTTCCCCCGCAGCTTCAGCCAGGTCAGCAGCGGCTTCCTGCCCGAGGTGGGCGAGGGCAGCCTGTACCACTGGCCGACGGTCATCCTCGGCGTCCTCGTGATGGTCGCCGCGGTGTGGCAGCAGGTGCGGCAGCGACGCACGCAGGCGCACTATGGATTCGACGTCGCTCCGCTGAGCTGGTTCGTGTTCAAGTGCGCCGCGATCGTCGCCGCGCTGGGTGCGTTCACACTGCTGCTGGCGAGCTACCGCGGCATCCCCGTCGTCGGGATCATCCTGGCCGTGGCGTTCGTCGTCTACGCATTCGTCATGCGCGGCACCGTGTTCGGCCGCCAGGTCTACGCCGTCGGCGGTAACGAGGCCGCGGCCCGGCTCTCCGGCGTCAAGACCAAGCGCACCACGTTCCTGGTGTTCGTCAACATGGGGCTGCTGTCCGCGCTGGCGGGTCTGCTGTTCGCGGCGCGGTTGAACTCGGCGACTCCGCAAGCCGGCATCGGCATGGAACTCGAGGCGATCGCCGCGGCGTTCATCGGCGGCGCATCGGCCACCGGAGGCGTCGGAACGGTGTTGGGCGCCATCATCGGCGGTTTCGTCCTCGGTGTGCTGAACAACGGGATGTCGTTGATCGGCATCGGCAGCGACGTGCAGCAGGTGATCAAGGGCCTGGTGCTGCTGGCCGCGGTGGGCTTCGACATCTACAACAAGAAGAAGGGCGGGTCCTGA
- a CDS encoding ATP-dependent helicase, translating into MSSSSLDRFSELTREWFAGTFAEPTPAQARAWAAIADGDNTLVIAPTGSGKTLAAFLWAIDRLASAEPRPATAGTKVLYVSPLKALAVDVERNLRTPLTGIARVAERRGMPAPAVRVGVRSGDTSPAQRRELITRPPDILITTPESLFLMLTSAARETLADVETVIVDEVHAVAGTKRGAHLALSLERLDQILETPAQRIGLSATVRPPEEVARFLSGQAHTTIVAPPAAKTFDLSVQVPVPDMANLENNTIWPDVEERIVDLIEAHNSSIVFANSRRLAERLTSRLNEIHAERTGVDLETGPNTGVAGGSPAHIMGSGQASGAPTLLARAHHGSVSKEQRALVEDDLKSGRLKAVVATSSLELGIDMGAVDLVIQVEAPPSVASGLQRIGRAGHQVGEISQGVLFPKHRTDLIGCAVTVKRMLSGEIETMRVPTNPLDVLAQHTVAACALEPLDADRWFDAVRRSAPFATLPRSAFEATLDLLSGKYPSTEFAELRPRLVYDRDAGTLTARPGAQRLAVTSGGAIPDRGLFTVYLATESEKPSRVGELDEEMVYESRPGDVISLGATSWRITEITHDRVLVIPAPGQPARLPFWRGDGVGRPAELGAAVGAFTGELARLGKDEFTDRAQTMGFDQFATDNLWQLIDDQRQATGVVPSDTTLVVERFRDELGDWRVILHSPYGLRVHGPLALAVSRRLRERYGIEEKPTASDDGIIVRLPDTEDAAPGADLFVFDADEIEPIVTAEVGGSALFASRFRECAARALLLPRRHPGKRSPLWHQRQRAAQLLDVARKYPDFPIVLEAVRECLQDVYDVPALTELMHRVAQRRLRLVEVETSTPSPFAASLLFGYVGAFMYEGDSPLAERRAAALSLDSVLLAELLGRVELRELLDPQVISSTTSQLQHLAEDRRARDAEGVADLLRLLGPLTEDEIAERCTTPDVAGWLDGLRAAKRALTVSYANRTWWVAVEDIGMLRDGVGVAVPVGVPTAFTESVDDPLGELLGRYARTRGPFSTHDAATRFGLGLRVTGDVLGRMAVDGKLIRGEFTDIPVAEPGANEQWCDADVLKILRRRSLAALRAQVEPVSTAAYGRFLPAWQQVGAAHGIDGLASVIDQLAGVAIPASAVEPLVFGQRVRDYQPAMLDELLASGEVTWSGAGPIGGGDGWIAFHAAESAPLTLGAPTSIDFAETHRTILDTLSGGGAYFFRQLAENPTDEHKQALWELIWGGWVTGDTFAPVRAMLMGSRGAGRRGAPAHRQRQRAPRLSRYSVAHAQTRNSDPTVAGRWSALPVAEPESTVRAHFQAELLLNRHGVLTKGAAGAEGVPGGFAMLYKVLTAFEDVGRCQRGYFVESLGGAQFAVASTVDRLRTFSDEVDADRRNYDAVVLAAADPANPYGAALPWPSRKAENDDVTHRPGRKAGALVALVDGELVWFLERGGRSLLSFTKDPDAHIAAAVALAELVGAGRVGSLLVEKVNGVSVLEPGAENERAAVHDALAGSGFARTPRGLRLR; encoded by the coding sequence ATGAGCAGCTCTTCCCTCGACCGGTTCAGCGAACTGACCCGGGAGTGGTTCGCCGGCACGTTCGCCGAACCCACGCCCGCCCAGGCCCGCGCCTGGGCGGCGATCGCCGATGGCGACAACACGCTGGTCATCGCGCCGACCGGATCCGGTAAGACGCTCGCGGCGTTCCTGTGGGCGATCGACCGGCTGGCCTCAGCCGAGCCGCGACCCGCCACGGCGGGCACCAAGGTGCTCTACGTCTCCCCGCTCAAGGCGCTCGCCGTCGACGTCGAACGCAACCTGCGCACGCCGCTGACCGGCATCGCCCGCGTCGCCGAACGGCGCGGCATGCCCGCACCGGCCGTCCGCGTCGGGGTGCGGTCCGGCGACACCTCGCCTGCCCAGCGCCGTGAGCTGATCACCCGGCCGCCCGACATCCTGATCACCACGCCCGAGTCACTGTTCCTGATGCTGACGTCGGCGGCGCGCGAAACGCTCGCCGACGTCGAGACGGTGATCGTCGACGAGGTGCACGCCGTCGCCGGGACCAAACGCGGCGCGCATCTCGCGTTGTCGCTCGAGCGGCTGGACCAGATCCTGGAGACGCCGGCGCAGCGGATCGGGCTCTCGGCGACCGTCCGCCCACCCGAGGAAGTGGCGCGCTTCCTGTCGGGTCAGGCGCACACCACCATCGTCGCTCCCCCGGCCGCCAAGACGTTCGACCTGTCGGTGCAGGTGCCGGTGCCGGACATGGCGAACCTGGAGAACAACACCATCTGGCCCGACGTCGAGGAACGCATCGTCGACCTGATCGAGGCGCACAACTCGTCGATCGTGTTCGCCAACTCGCGGCGCCTGGCCGAGCGACTGACCTCGCGGCTCAACGAGATTCACGCCGAACGCACCGGGGTGGACCTGGAGACCGGACCCAACACCGGCGTCGCCGGCGGTTCGCCCGCCCACATCATGGGCAGCGGGCAGGCCTCGGGAGCGCCAACCCTGCTGGCCCGCGCGCACCACGGGTCGGTGAGCAAGGAACAGCGCGCGCTCGTCGAGGACGATCTCAAGAGCGGCCGGCTCAAAGCCGTCGTCGCCACGTCGAGCCTGGAGCTGGGCATCGACATGGGCGCGGTCGACCTCGTCATCCAGGTCGAGGCGCCTCCGTCGGTGGCCAGCGGGCTGCAGCGCATCGGCCGGGCCGGCCACCAGGTCGGCGAGATCTCCCAGGGCGTGCTGTTTCCCAAGCACCGCACCGACCTGATCGGCTGCGCGGTCACCGTCAAACGGATGCTCTCCGGTGAGATCGAGACGATGCGGGTGCCGACCAACCCGCTCGACGTGCTGGCTCAGCACACCGTCGCGGCGTGCGCACTGGAACCGCTGGACGCCGACCGCTGGTTCGACGCGGTGCGGCGCAGCGCCCCGTTCGCGACACTGCCCCGCAGCGCGTTCGAGGCGACGCTGGACCTGCTGTCGGGCAAGTACCCGTCGACCGAGTTCGCGGAACTGCGCCCCCGGCTGGTGTACGACCGCGACGCGGGCACGCTGACCGCGCGACCGGGCGCCCAGCGGCTGGCGGTCACCAGCGGCGGCGCCATCCCGGACCGCGGCCTGTTCACCGTGTACCTGGCGACGGAGTCCGAAAAGCCCTCGCGGGTCGGCGAACTCGACGAGGAGATGGTCTACGAGTCCCGTCCCGGCGACGTGATCTCGCTGGGCGCGACGAGCTGGCGGATCACCGAGATCACCCACGACCGGGTGCTGGTGATCCCGGCGCCCGGCCAGCCGGCGCGGCTGCCGTTCTGGCGCGGCGACGGCGTCGGCCGTCCCGCCGAACTCGGCGCGGCGGTCGGCGCGTTCACCGGTGAGCTCGCGCGCCTCGGCAAGGACGAATTCACCGACCGCGCCCAGACCATGGGTTTCGACCAGTTCGCCACCGACAACCTGTGGCAGCTGATCGACGATCAACGCCAGGCCACCGGGGTGGTGCCGTCGGACACCACCCTCGTTGTCGAGCGGTTCCGTGACGAACTCGGCGACTGGCGGGTGATCCTGCACTCCCCCTATGGATTACGGGTGCACGGGCCGCTCGCACTGGCGGTGTCGAGGCGGCTGCGCGAACGCTACGGCATCGAGGAGAAGCCGACCGCCTCCGACGACGGCATCATCGTCCGGCTGCCCGACACCGAAGACGCCGCCCCCGGCGCCGACCTGTTCGTGTTCGACGCCGACGAGATCGAACCGATCGTCACCGCGGAGGTCGGCGGCTCGGCGCTGTTCGCCTCTCGGTTCCGCGAATGCGCCGCGCGCGCACTGCTTTTGCCGCGCCGCCACCCCGGCAAGCGTTCGCCGCTGTGGCATCAGCGCCAGCGCGCCGCGCAACTGCTCGACGTCGCGCGCAAGTATCCCGACTTCCCGATCGTGCTGGAGGCAGTGCGCGAATGCCTGCAGGACGTCTACGACGTTCCCGCGCTGACCGAACTGATGCACCGCGTCGCGCAGCGGCGGCTGCGCCTCGTCGAGGTCGAGACGTCCACCCCGTCACCGTTCGCCGCGTCCCTGCTGTTCGGTTACGTCGGCGCGTTCATGTACGAGGGCGACAGCCCGCTGGCCGAGCGGCGGGCGGCGGCGCTGTCACTGGACAGCGTGCTGCTGGCCGAGCTGCTGGGCCGAGTCGAGTTGCGCGAACTCCTCGACCCGCAGGTGATTTCGAGTACCACGAGCCAGCTGCAGCACTTGGCCGAGGACCGGCGGGCCCGCGACGCCGAGGGCGTCGCCGACCTGTTGCGGCTGCTGGGCCCGCTGACCGAGGACGAGATCGCCGAGCGGTGCACGACGCCGGACGTCGCGGGCTGGCTCGACGGGTTACGGGCCGCCAAGCGGGCACTGACGGTGTCCTACGCGAACCGCACCTGGTGGGTGGCCGTCGAGGACATCGGCATGCTGCGCGACGGGGTCGGCGTCGCAGTCCCAGTGGGTGTGCCGACGGCGTTCACCGAATCCGTCGACGACCCGCTCGGCGAACTCCTGGGCCGCTACGCGCGCACCCGCGGACCGTTCAGCACCCACGACGCGGCCACCCGCTTCGGCCTCGGTCTCCGGGTGACCGGCGACGTGCTGGGCCGAATGGCGGTGGACGGCAAGCTGATCCGCGGCGAGTTCACCGACATCCCGGTCGCGGAGCCGGGCGCCAACGAGCAATGGTGCGACGCCGATGTCCTGAAGATCCTGCGCCGGCGCTCGCTGGCCGCGCTGCGGGCGCAGGTCGAGCCGGTCAGCACCGCCGCCTACGGCCGGTTCCTGCCGGCGTGGCAGCAGGTCGGTGCGGCACACGGCATCGACGGACTCGCATCGGTCATCGATCAGCTTGCAGGCGTGGCCATTCCGGCATCGGCGGTCGAGCCCCTGGTGTTCGGGCAGCGCGTGCGCGACTACCAACCGGCGATGCTCGACGAGCTGCTCGCCTCCGGTGAGGTGACCTGGTCGGGTGCCGGTCCGATCGGCGGCGGCGACGGCTGGATCGCCTTCCACGCCGCCGAGTCCGCGCCATTGACGTTGGGGGCGCCGACGTCGATCGACTTCGCCGAAACGCACCGGACGATCCTGGACACGCTCAGCGGCGGCGGCGCCTACTTCTTCCGCCAGCTCGCCGAGAATCCGACCGACGAACACAAACAGGCGCTGTGGGAACTGATCTGGGGCGGCTGGGTGACCGGTGACACGTTCGCGCCGGTGCGGGCGATGCTGATGGGCAGTCGCGGCGCCGGCCGCCGCGGCGCCCCCGCGCACCGGCAGCGGCAGCGGGCGCCGCGGTTGAGCAGGTACAGCGTCGCGCACGCGCAGACCAGGAACTCCGATCCGACGGTCGCCGGGCGCTGGTCGGCGTTGCCCGTCGCTGAGCCGGAATCGACTGTGCGGGCGCATTTTCAGGCCGAACTACTGCTGAACCGACACGGGGTGCTGACCAAGGGCGCGGCCGGGGCCGAGGGTGTGCCCGGCGGCTTCGCGATGCTGTACAAGGTGCTGACGGCGTTCGAAGATGTGGGCCGGTGCCAGCGCGGCTATTTCGTCGAGTCGCTGGGCGGTGCGCAGTTCGCGGTCGCGTCGACGGTCGACCGGTTGCGCACGTTCTCCGACGAGGTCGACGCGGACCGGCGCAACTACGACGCGGTGGTGCTGGCGGCCGCCGACCCGGCCAACCCGTATGGCGCGGCGCTGCCGTGGCCGTCGCGCAAGGCCGAGAACGACGACGTGACACACCGCCCGGGCCGCAAGGCCGGCGCGCTGGTGGCGCTGGTCGACGGTGAACTGGTGTGGTTCCTCGAACGCGGCGGACGGTCGTTGTTGTCCTTCACCAAGGACCCCGACGCGCATATCGCGGCCGCCGTGGCGTTGGCGGAGTTGGTCGGCGCCGGGCGGGTGGGATCGCTGCTCGTGGAGAAGGTCAATGGGGTCTCGGTGCTGGAGCCGGGCGCCGAAAACGAGCGCGCCGCGGTGCACGACGCGCTGGCGGGTTCCGGTTTCGCCCGAACACCGCGCGGCCTGCGGTTGAGGTGA
- the galT gene encoding galactose-1-phosphate uridylyltransferase — protein MTVTSAPTRWTLADGRELLLFDLPGHRSVPVPDRRSLPERRDTQSELRFDRTTGEWVIIAALRQDRTYKPPPDQCPLCPGPTGLTSEIPAPDYDVAVFENRFASLSGADGRCEVVCFSSDHTGSFADLDHPQARLVVEAWRHRTRDLLARTGIEQVFCFENRGEEIGVTLTHPHGQIYGYPYLTPHTEATLRQADAHRATHGTNLFADILDHEASSGARIITRAEHFTAFVPYAARWPVEVHIYPNRPVRNLLDLDGAELDGFTDIYRTTLQLLDRLYPEPLPYMAALHQYTDTDAQREGRFHAQIISTRRTATKLKYLASSESVMGAFINDVTPESLAETLRTLGEAR, from the coding sequence GTGACCGTCACGAGCGCGCCGACGCGCTGGACCCTCGCCGACGGGCGGGAGCTGTTGCTCTTCGACCTGCCCGGCCACCGCAGCGTGCCGGTTCCCGACCGGCGCTCGCTGCCCGAGCGGCGAGACACTCAGTCGGAGTTGCGGTTCGATCGCACCACCGGCGAGTGGGTCATCATCGCGGCCTTGCGCCAGGACCGCACCTACAAGCCGCCGCCCGACCAGTGCCCGCTGTGCCCGGGGCCCACGGGATTGACCAGCGAGATCCCCGCCCCGGACTACGACGTCGCGGTCTTCGAGAACCGCTTCGCCAGTCTGTCCGGCGCCGACGGCCGCTGCGAGGTCGTCTGCTTCTCCAGCGATCACACTGGGTCCTTCGCCGACCTCGACCATCCGCAGGCCCGGCTGGTCGTCGAGGCCTGGCGGCACCGCACCCGTGACCTGTTGGCCCGCACCGGAATCGAGCAAGTATTCTGCTTCGAGAACCGCGGCGAGGAGATCGGCGTGACACTCACGCATCCGCACGGCCAGATCTACGGCTACCCCTACCTCACGCCGCACACCGAGGCGACACTACGACAGGCCGATGCGCACCGCGCCACCCACGGCACCAACCTCTTCGCCGACATCCTCGACCACGAAGCGTCCTCCGGCGCCCGGATCATCACCCGCGCCGAGCATTTCACCGCTTTCGTGCCATACGCCGCGCGTTGGCCGGTGGAGGTGCACATCTACCCGAACCGGCCGGTGCGCAACCTGCTCGACCTCGACGGCGCCGAACTGGACGGGTTCACCGACATCTACCGGACGACCCTGCAACTGCTGGACCGCCTCTACCCCGAGCCGCTGCCCTACATGGCGGCACTGCACCAGTACACCGACACCGACGCCCAGCGCGAGGGACGGTTCCACGCGCAGATCATCTCGACGCGCCGGACCGCCACCAAACTCAAGTACCTGGCGAGTTCGGAATCCGTCATGGGGGCGTTCATCAACGACGTCACCCCGGAATCGCTCGCCGAGACGCTACGCACGCTCGGGGAGGCACGATGA
- a CDS encoding galactokinase — protein sequence MTMSGSANVVRFAAPGRVNLIGEHTDYNAGFALPIALPERTAVAFQPADTDEMVVCSDRADAPVRFPLDTKPCAVTGWAAYVAGIVWALQHAGHPVPGGTMSISGGVAMGSGLASSAALACAALGALLCATGRQIDRIEQARIACRAENEYVGAPTGLMDQLAILFAESRRAQLIDFDHLTTRSVAFDPDAHGVALLLINSQSAHQHAAGEYAARRASCERAAAALGVSSLRDVQGRGVAALRAVSDPEDLRRARHVITENRRVLDTVAALDERDFDEVGRLLNASHASMRDDFEITTAHIDLIAETAVGAGALGARMTGGGFGGCVIALVLADEVQAVEAAVREQLHKTGYPEPAIAHIRAGVGPGRRRGPGLR from the coding sequence ATGACGATGTCCGGAAGCGCCAATGTCGTCCGGTTCGCCGCGCCGGGCCGGGTCAACCTGATCGGCGAACACACCGACTACAACGCCGGTTTCGCGCTGCCGATCGCGCTGCCCGAGCGCACGGCGGTGGCGTTCCAACCCGCCGACACCGACGAGATGGTGGTGTGCAGCGACCGCGCGGACGCCCCGGTCCGATTCCCCCTCGACACGAAGCCCTGCGCAGTCACCGGGTGGGCGGCGTACGTGGCGGGAATCGTCTGGGCGCTGCAGCACGCGGGCCATCCGGTGCCGGGCGGCACGATGTCGATCTCCGGCGGTGTGGCGATGGGCTCCGGGCTGGCGTCGTCGGCCGCCCTGGCGTGCGCGGCGCTCGGCGCCCTGCTGTGCGCCACCGGGCGTCAGATCGACCGCATCGAGCAGGCCCGCATCGCGTGCCGGGCCGAGAACGAATACGTCGGCGCGCCAACGGGGCTGATGGACCAGCTGGCGATCCTGTTCGCCGAGTCGCGACGGGCGCAGCTGATCGACTTCGATCACCTCACCACCCGCTCGGTCGCCTTCGATCCGGACGCTCACGGCGTGGCGCTGCTGCTGATCAACTCGCAGTCGGCCCACCAGCACGCCGCTGGCGAGTACGCCGCCCGCCGCGCGTCGTGTGAGAGGGCGGCCGCCGCGCTGGGCGTGTCTTCGCTCCGCGACGTGCAGGGCCGCGGCGTCGCGGCGTTGCGGGCGGTGTCGGACCCCGAGGATCTCCGCCGGGCGCGGCACGTCATCACGGAGAACCGGCGCGTGCTGGACACCGTTGCGGCCCTTGATGAACGCGACTTCGACGAGGTGGGCCGGCTGCTGAACGCATCGCATGCGTCGATGCGCGACGACTTCGAGATCACCACCGCGCACATCGACCTGATCGCCGAGACGGCCGTGGGTGCCGGCGCACTGGGCGCGCGGATGACGGGCGGCGGCTTCGGCGGCTGCGTGATCGCGTTGGTCCTCGCCGACGAGGTGCAGGCCGTCGAGGCCGCGGTGCGCGAACAGCTGCACAAGACGGGATATCCAGAGCCGGCCATCGCGCACATCCGGGCCGGCGTCGGCCCCGGCCGGCGTCGCGGCCCGGGCCTTCGGTAG